The following proteins are encoded in a genomic region of Coffea eugenioides isolate CCC68of chromosome 6, Ceug_1.0, whole genome shotgun sequence:
- the LOC113774231 gene encoding mitogen-activated protein kinase kinase kinase 18-like, with amino-acid sequence MGCWTRGPIIGRGSSATVSLATTASGELLAVKSADLSCSSLLQKEKSLISELSSPYIVKYVGCDVTTENDKPLYNLLMEYVPGGTLSDQIRKQGGPLEESMIQVFAHQILQGLDYLHLNGIVHCDIKGQNVLIGRDGAKIGDLGCARMVEEGNGMAGKSVIAGTPMFMAPEVARGEEQGFAADIWALGCTIIEVATGNNPWPDMEDPVSALYRIGYSGDVPEFPWWLSDSAKEFLSKCLKRDAKKRWTARELLHHPFFHGVGEEKEAEFVRNSPTTVLDQGFWDSMEVAESSLQDSSHIVSSLGSPADRIKNLMENLFSSNANFPNWSEDGDWVTVRGTDSQEIQPVSQQNENSEVHDSQLAMDPFLYSIDLEEELESSIVIDDLLINCLVDEISNVGNVSGGLNLTLSCDNVEETFNFLAKILDFDMNIMKCWFLINSILSEAHVFLCLLYFKVSTYLMPLTFNQTLAS; translated from the coding sequence ATGGGATGCTGGACTAGGGGTCCGATTATCGGACGGGGGTCCTCCGCAACGGTTTCTCTAGCCACCACGGCTTCCGGCGAACTCTTGGCCGTGAAGTCCGCTGATCTTTCTTGCTCAAGCTTGCTGCAAAAAGAGAAAAGCTTGATTTCTGAACTTTCCTCACCTTACATAGTTAAATATGTAGGCTGTGATGTTACAACAGAAAATGATAAGCCTTTGTACAATTTGTTGATGGAGTATGTTCCCGGTGGCACGCTTTCTGATCAAATAAGGAAGCAGGGAGGTCCATTGGAGGAGTCCATGATTCAAGTCTTTGCACATCAAATCTTGCAAGGATTGGATTACCTTCATTTGAATGGAATTGTTCACTGTGATATCAAGGGCCAGAATGTGTTAATTGGCAGAGACGGGGCGAAAATTGGAGATTTGGGATGCGCTAGGATGGTTGAAGAAGGAAATGGGATGGCCGGAAAATCAGTAATCGCTGGCACACCTATGTTCATGGCACCAGAGGTTGCTCGTGGAGAAGAACAAGGATTTGCTGCTGATATATGGGCTCTGGGGTGCACTATCATCGAAGTGGCGACGGGGAATAATCCTTGGCCTGATATGGAAGACCCTGTTTCTGCTTTGTATAGAATTGGTTATTCAGGGGATGTGCCAGAATTTCCATGGTGGCTTTCAGATAGTGCTAAGGAGTTCTTGAGCAAGTGCTTGAAAAGAGATGCAAAGAAAAGATGGACGGCTCGAGAGCTTCTTCATCATCCATTTTTTCATGGTGTTGGGGAGGAGAAGGAAGCAGAGTTTGTGAGGAATTCTCCTACTACTGTGTTGGATCAAGGCTTTTGGGATTCCATGGAGGTAGCTGAATCTTCTTTGCAGGATTCTTCCCACATTGTTTCCTCTTTGGGTTCTCCAGCTGATAGGATCAAGAATTTGATGGAAAATTTGTTTTCATCAAATGCAAATTTTCCCAATTGGTCAGAGGATGGAGATTGGGTCACAGTTAGAGGCACCGACTCGCAAGAAATCCAACCAGTTTCTCAGCAGAATGAGAATTCAGAAGTCCATGATTCCCAATTAGCTATGGATCCTTTTTTGTACTCAATTGATCTTGAAGAAGAGCTCGAGAGCTCAATTGTGATTGATGACTTGTTAATCAATTGCTTAGTTGATGAGATTAGTAATGTTGGAAATGTTAGTGGTGGATTAAATCTGACATTGTCCTGTGATAATGTGGAAGAAACTTTcaattttctagctaaaattcttgattttgatatgAATATAATGAAATGTTGGTTTCTCATTAATTCCATACTCTCAGAAGCCCATGTCTTTTTATGTCTACTTTACTTCAAAGTTTCAACATATTTGATGCCATTAACCTTCAATCAAACTTTAGCATCTTGA